The following proteins are encoded in a genomic region of Ictalurus punctatus breed USDA103 chromosome 15, Coco_2.0, whole genome shotgun sequence:
- the ppp1r14c gene encoding protein phosphatase 1 regulatory subunit 14C, translated as MSAASPEPSAPIPTSPGRVFFQTAPGVGCVGNGPVPRDDPVQKKQGKVTVKYDRKELRKRLVLEEWIIEQLSELYDCEEEEMPEVEIDIDDLLEVNSEDERAVKLQESLTDCYKPTDAFVQELLGRIRGMRKLGAPQKKSL; from the exons ATGTCCGCCGCCAGCCCCGAGCCGTCCGCGCCGATCCCCACGTCCCCGGGCCGGGTATTCTTTCAGACGGCACCCGGGGTGGGCTGCGTGGGCAACGGCCCGGTGCCTCGGGACGACCCGGTGCAGAAGAAGCAGGGCAAAGTCACGGTGAAGTACGACCGGAAAGAGCTGCGGAAGAGACTCGTGCTGGAAGAGTGGATCATCGAGCAGCTGAGCGAGCTGTACGACTGCGAG GAAGAGGAGATGCCTGAGGTCGAGATAGACATCGATGATCTTCTGGAGGTGAACAGTGAAGACGAGAGAGCTGTAAAATTACAG GAATCCCTCACAGACTGCTATAAGCCAACAGAT gCTTTCGTGCAGGAGCTCCTCGGAAGGATAAGGGGAATGCGAAAACTCGGCGCTCCACAGAAGAAAAGCCTTTAA